The [Pantoea] beijingensis genomic sequence ATGAACTTCGCCGGGTTTAATCTCCAGGTCCAGTCCCCGCAGAATGGCTTTATCCTCAATACTGACCTGTAAATTTTTAATACTTAACATAGAATTTCCTTCGCATTGCTTTCCGGCAACGGTGTTCATCGCGACGCGGTTTAACCCACGCTGTGTTCCAGGCTAATCGCCAGCAGCTTTTGCGCCTCAACGGCGAATTCCAGGGGGAGCTCGGAGAAGACGTCTTTACAGAAGCCATTTACAATCATTGAAATCGCATCATCCTCGCTGATGCCGCGTTGCAGGCAATAGAAAAGTTGATCTTCACCAATACGCGATGTTGTCGCCTCATGTTCAAGCTGGGCGGTGTTATTGCGCGCTTCGACATACGGGAAAGTATGAGCACCGCAATCAGGGCCAATGAGCATGGAGTCACACTGCGTGAAGTTACGGGCATTGGTCGCGGTCGGCATAATTTTGACCAGGCCTCGATAAGTATTCTGGCTTTTACCTGCCGAGATGCCTTTCGAAATGATCGTCGATTTGGTGTTTTTACCAATATGGATCATCTTGGTACCCGTGTCGGCCTGCTGATGACCGCTGGTCAGCGCAACCGAGAAGAACTCACCAATCGAGTTATCCCCACGTAGAATCACGCTAGGGTACTTCCAGGTGATAGCTGAACCGGTTTCAGACTGTGTCCAGGACATTTTACTGTGTTCACCTTCGCACAACGCACGCTTCGTTACGAAGTTTAAAATACCGCCCTCAGCCTCACCACCGGCGAACCAGTTCTGCACCGTAGAGTATTTCACTTCCGCATTTTTGTGGATGATGACTTCCACCACCGCAGCATGCAGCTGATAACTGTCGCGCACCGGCGCCGAGCAGCCCTCAATGTAGCTAACGTAACTGTCTTCATCAGCGATCAGAATAGTACGCTCGAACTGACCGGTTTTTGCCGCATTGATACGAAAATAGGTAGACAACTCCATCGGACAGCGCACGCCTTTCGGAATGTAAACAAACGTTCCATCCGAGGCGACAGCCGAGTTTAGCGCAGCAAAAAAGTTATCATTGGCCGGAACCACCGTGCCCAGATATTTTTTTACCAGCTCCGGATGATCGTGAATCGCTTCGCTGAATGAGCAGAAAATAATGCCCTGTTCAGCCAGTTTATGCCTATAGGTTGTCGCGACCGACACGGAGTCAAAAATTGCATCCACCGCCACTTCCTGTCCTTCACGAACCGGCACACCCAACTGCTTAAAAGCGTTTTCCACTTCCTGAGTGAGATAGTTACTGGCGGGCTGGCCACCCGAAGCCTGCAAAGCGCCCGGTTCGGAAGCACAGCTGTCATCGCAGTGACCGCAGGACGGCGCGGAGTAATAGCTGTAATCCTGATAGTCCAGTGATTTGTAATTGGCTTTTAACCAGTGTGGCTCTTCCATCTGTAGCCAGGCTTCATAGGCTTTCAGACGAAACTCCAGCATCCATTCGGGTTCATTGCGCTTGGCCGAAATGGCTCGCACCACATCTTCATTGATGCCGTGAGCCATTTCGTCGGTTTGCAACTGGGTAAAGAAGCCCTCTTTATACTTTTGCTGGCCGCCTTCCCAAACCTGTACATCATCAGATGCGTCTGTTTGTCGTGACATAACGTGGGTTACTCTACGCCAAAGCTTTCACCACAGCCGCAGGCGTGTTGAGCTTTAGGGTTATTAAATTTAAAGATCTGATTCAGGCCTTCACGGACGAAATCAACTTCGGTACCGTCAACAAAGGGCATTGCCTGAAGCGGAACGAACAGCGTAGCGCCCTGATGACTATAGAGGAGATCGTCATCCGCCGGTTCTTTAACCAGATCCATAACGTAGCCGAACCCCGCGCAGCCGGACTGCTTCACACCAAGCCTTAATCCCTTAACATGCGGATCTTTAGCCGATAGCGCGATAATTTGCTGCGCGGCGCTATCCGTAAGCGTGAGCCCCTTCCAGACGAAATCGTCAGGAGAAAATGATGCAGGATTTGCAGTTTGCATATCAGTACCTCGCGATGCGATAGCCCGTGGGCTAATACCCCTATGTTAGTGATAACGATTATCACTTCAACCTCTTGTTTTACAGGGATAAGCGTAAAAGGGCTTTTTTCATACCTGTTTACTAAGGATAGACCCTGTGAAACGGATTGCGATCGTCACGGATGGGTAACGAGTCGAAGAGATAACCTTTTGAAAAAAATCATTAATATTTAAATGCATTTGGGAAAGGCGTAATGATTATTATTTTACGCCTTTGTGAATAGTGCACTATCGTTTAAACCAATTTAATTAACAGGCAGCATTAATCGATAAATTTGCTGCGGAATTTCATTGAAGATTTCGGACTTTATAATATGATAATGATTATCATTAGCGCAGCTGGGTAATCGAATGAACGTCTCAATGAGTGCATGGTTGCAGTATAAAATTGATGAATACAAGTTTTCCGTACGTGATGTTACCGTCGATTTTTATATGGCGCAGGCAAAGCTTAACCGCCCCGAATGCTCAGTCGAACAGCTGAGAAAATTTAACGATACCTGTTTAGATATGGCCGAATTGTGTCAACTCAATGGCGATGACCAAAGCTATCTCCACGCACTGGGTAAATTACATCACCGATTATTGCTTGAGATGAGTGACAGCCGGCGTGAACGTCTTTTTCGCATGCAGGCATGGCAACTGGCACGACATTCGCTGACCCTACTGTGTCATCAATTTGCGAACAATGGCGACTGGGATAAGGCAACGGCATTGCAAAGTGATTTCGTCAGACACGCCAGTTGGAACTTCTGAACGCCCCGCGCCGCAAAGAGGGTTACACGCCGCAACGCGGTAACCCTGCTTGCTTGTCATTCCATGCACAAATAGCGGTATTTCACTGAAGATTCAGGAAGAAGTCTGCATGACAGCCGTTGTAAGCCGCGAAGTACAACATAAGCGATTTTGCGCATCCATAACGTCGATTTGCCACACCTGATGAGTCCGCCCAAGATGAATTGCACGACAAACTCCCCGAACCTCGCCTTCACGCACGCTACGTATGTG encodes the following:
- the sufB gene encoding Fe-S cluster assembly protein SufB, translating into MSRQTDASDDVQVWEGGQQKYKEGFFTQLQTDEMAHGINEDVVRAISAKRNEPEWMLEFRLKAYEAWLQMEEPHWLKANYKSLDYQDYSYYSAPSCGHCDDSCASEPGALQASGGQPASNYLTQEVENAFKQLGVPVREGQEVAVDAIFDSVSVATTYRHKLAEQGIIFCSFSEAIHDHPELVKKYLGTVVPANDNFFAALNSAVASDGTFVYIPKGVRCPMELSTYFRINAAKTGQFERTILIADEDSYVSYIEGCSAPVRDSYQLHAAVVEVIIHKNAEVKYSTVQNWFAGGEAEGGILNFVTKRALCEGEHSKMSWTQSETGSAITWKYPSVILRGDNSIGEFFSVALTSGHQQADTGTKMIHIGKNTKSTIISKGISAGKSQNTYRGLVKIMPTATNARNFTQCDSMLIGPDCGAHTFPYVEARNNTAQLEHEATTSRIGEDQLFYCLQRGISEDDAISMIVNGFCKDVFSELPLEFAVEAQKLLAISLEHSVG
- the sufA gene encoding Fe-S cluster assembly scaffold SufA — protein: MQTANPASFSPDDFVWKGLTLTDSAAQQIIALSAKDPHVKGLRLGVKQSGCAGFGYVMDLVKEPADDDLLYSHQGATLFVPLQAMPFVDGTEVDFVREGLNQIFKFNNPKAQHACGCGESFGVE